A genomic window from Tolypothrix sp. PCC 7910 includes:
- a CDS encoding thioredoxin family protein: protein MALTSSTMIPIGTLAPDFHLPDVVTGDTISLSTFADKKALLVIFLSRHCPFVQHIKWELAKLGKDYSDRNLGIVAISANDITTHPDDAPELLKAFAQELDLSYPLLYDESQQSAKNFFAACTPDFFLFDSDLKLAYRGQLDDSRPKNDKSVTGADLRRAIEDVLRERIITWEQKPSIGCNIKWKPGNEPAYYKVPAVAV from the coding sequence ATGGCGCTGACATCTTCAACAATGATACCTATAGGTACTTTAGCACCTGATTTTCACTTACCAGATGTGGTTACAGGTGACACGATTTCACTCTCTACCTTTGCTGATAAAAAAGCGTTGCTGGTGATATTCCTGAGCCGCCATTGTCCTTTTGTGCAGCATATTAAATGGGAATTGGCAAAATTGGGTAAAGATTACAGCGATCGCAATTTGGGAATTGTGGCGATTAGCGCTAACGATATTACCACTCATCCCGATGATGCGCCGGAATTACTCAAAGCGTTTGCCCAAGAATTAGATTTATCCTATCCTCTGCTTTATGACGAATCGCAGCAATCTGCGAAAAATTTCTTTGCTGCTTGCACTCCTGACTTTTTCCTTTTTGATAGCGATCTCAAGTTGGCTTATCGCGGACAGTTGGATGATAGCCGCCCCAAAAACGATAAATCTGTAACTGGCGCTGATTTACGCAGGGCTATTGAAGATGTGTTGCGTGAGCGCATAATTACTTGGGAACAAAAGCCGAGTATTGGTTGCAATATTAAGTGGAAGCCAGGTAACGAACCTGCTTATTATAAAGTGCCAGCAGTTGCAGTATAA
- a CDS encoding aliphatic sulfonate ABC transporter substrate-binding protein, with product MVATVKPAYINIFHRFTLLVVPGLLTLATSLTLVSCTQQSQKADNQSPASNVADANTSKIKTKVLRMGYQQAGDLVRVTKVLEKRLEPLGVKVEWAQFAQGPQLMEAMNVGKIDLGSVGETPPIFAQAAGAQITYVVGRRRTENSGKGSAIAVPPDSPIKSIKDIKGQKVVFQKASASHYFILRALEEAGLKYSDIQVLSIPNVEAASAFLEGKIPVWVTGDPHLARAEKLGKARVIKTSEGLDSPGGYYIGAKQFAIDNPELLRVVIEEIDKIERWAEAHPKDTAKLILPFQKLPPDVMDLVISRRSFGLRAISPDLIREQQRVADYFHKNGLIPKPINIKEATLTDEQYAAITPPTISQK from the coding sequence ATGGTTGCGACAGTTAAACCTGCATATATCAATATCTTTCACCGCTTTACACTGCTTGTAGTACCTGGATTGTTAACTCTAGCAACTTCGTTGACGTTAGTTAGTTGTACGCAACAAAGCCAAAAAGCAGATAATCAATCTCCTGCTAGCAATGTAGCAGATGCTAATACCTCAAAAATTAAGACTAAGGTACTCCGCATGGGGTATCAACAAGCTGGCGATTTGGTGAGAGTAACCAAAGTCTTAGAAAAGCGGCTAGAACCCTTGGGTGTCAAGGTGGAATGGGCACAATTTGCCCAGGGGCCGCAGCTGATGGAAGCGATGAATGTTGGCAAAATAGACTTGGGTTCTGTAGGTGAAACTCCCCCCATCTTCGCCCAAGCTGCTGGCGCGCAGATTACTTATGTGGTTGGTCGGCGACGCACGGAAAATTCTGGTAAAGGAAGTGCGATCGCAGTCCCACCAGATTCTCCAATTAAGAGTATCAAAGATATTAAAGGGCAAAAAGTTGTCTTCCAAAAAGCTTCTGCATCTCATTATTTCATTCTCCGAGCTTTGGAAGAAGCAGGCTTAAAATATAGTGATATTCAAGTTTTGAGCATACCGAACGTAGAAGCTGCGAGTGCTTTTTTGGAAGGTAAAATTCCCGTTTGGGTGACTGGCGATCCTCATCTAGCGCGAGCTGAAAAATTGGGTAAAGCGCGGGTAATTAAAACTAGCGAAGGACTGGATTCACCGGGTGGATACTATATTGGTGCCAAGCAGTTTGCAATTGATAATCCAGAACTACTGAGAGTTGTGATTGAGGAGATTGATAAAATTGAGCGCTGGGCTGAGGCACATCCCAAGGATACAGCCAAGCTGATTTTACCATTTCAAAAACTACCTCCAGATGTGATGGACTTGGTAATTAGCCGCCGTAGTTTTGGATTAAGAGCTATTTCGCCAGATTTAATTAGAGAACAACAAAGAGTTGCAGATTACTTCCATAAAAATGGTTTGATTCCTAAACCAATCAATATCAAAGAAGCGACGCTTACAGATGAACAGTACGCTGCAATTACTCCCCCAACAATTAGTCAGAAATAG
- a CDS encoding amidohydrolase family protein produces MTIALERPTKKTRSAQIREQLGYPIIDTDVHTQEFEPAFLDYLEQVGGSKIVDSFREHLPGAGRFRWFQQSWEERHKYRTARPPFWGRPTKDTLDLATITLPKLLHERLQEAGTDFAVLYPNLATLAPQIKNDEMRRAVCRAANLYHADIFRPYSDRLTPIATIPLNTPEEGIEELEYAIKELGLKTIQIPGYVTRVIPGFEKYPEEVQREATWIDTFALDSAYDYDPFWAKCVELKVVPTTHASGMGWTARRSISNYQYNHIGHFASAGEAFCKSLFFGGVTRRFPTLKFAFLEGGSAWGASLYTDIIWHWETRNPEILQNNNPANIDREGLAELFRIYGGAEFQGRAEQFGSGLGFHGQHLSPPNPGELDEFAAAGITKAEDVRDRFLNHFYFGTESDDTRVANAFNQKANPFGDRVKAFLGSDSGHWDVPDITAVTANAYSFVERGIFSEEDLRYFLSIHPLELYTSLNLDFFKGTAIEKEAEEYLNRA; encoded by the coding sequence GTGACAATTGCTCTTGAACGTCCCACGAAAAAGACTCGGTCAGCACAAATTCGGGAACAATTAGGTTATCCCATCATTGATACTGATGTACATACTCAAGAATTTGAACCTGCTTTTCTAGATTATTTAGAGCAGGTAGGCGGTTCTAAAATTGTTGATAGTTTTAGAGAACATTTACCTGGTGCTGGTCGTTTTCGCTGGTTCCAACAATCTTGGGAAGAACGCCATAAATACCGGACTGCGCGCCCACCTTTCTGGGGTCGTCCCACAAAAGACACCTTAGATTTGGCAACAATTACCCTACCAAAGCTATTACACGAACGCTTGCAAGAAGCAGGAACAGACTTTGCTGTGTTGTATCCCAACTTGGCAACCCTAGCACCGCAAATCAAGAACGACGAAATGCGGCGGGCGGTTTGTCGGGCGGCGAATCTCTATCATGCAGATATCTTCCGTCCTTATAGCGATCGCCTCACCCCCATCGCCACAATTCCTCTCAACACACCAGAAGAAGGGATTGAGGAATTAGAATATGCAATCAAAGAACTGGGGCTGAAAACAATTCAAATTCCTGGTTACGTTACTCGTGTAATTCCTGGCTTTGAGAAATATCCCGAAGAAGTGCAACGGGAAGCAACTTGGATTGATACCTTTGCTTTAGATAGTGCTTACGATTACGATCCCTTCTGGGCGAAGTGCGTTGAATTAAAAGTTGTCCCCACCACTCATGCTTCTGGTATGGGTTGGACTGCACGTCGTTCAATTTCCAATTACCAATACAACCATATTGGACACTTTGCCTCCGCAGGTGAAGCATTCTGCAAATCCCTATTTTTTGGTGGAGTTACCCGTCGTTTCCCCACTCTCAAATTCGCCTTCCTCGAAGGTGGTTCTGCTTGGGGTGCTAGCCTCTACACAGATATCATCTGGCATTGGGAAACCCGCAACCCAGAGATTTTACAGAATAACAATCCCGCCAATATCGATAGAGAAGGGTTAGCAGAACTCTTCCGTATTTATGGTGGGGCAGAATTCCAAGGTCGTGCGGAGCAATTTGGTAGTGGTTTGGGCTTCCACGGACAACATCTGTCGCCGCCAAATCCTGGCGAGTTGGATGAATTTGCCGCAGCTGGAATTACCAAAGCCGAAGATGTGCGCGATCGCTTCTTGAATCACTTCTACTTCGGTACAGAATCCGACGATACCCGGGTTGCTAACGCCTTCAATCAAAAAGCCAACCCCTTTGGTGATAGAGTTAAAGCCTTCCTCGGTTCCGATTCCGGTCACTGGGATGTGCCTGATATTACAGCCGTTACCGCTAATGCCTACAGCTTTGTAGAACGCGGCATTTTCAGCGAAGAAGACCTGCGCTACTTCTTGTCTATCCATCCTCTGGAGTTGTACACCAGTCTCAACCTCGACTTCTTCAAAGGTACAGCAATAGAAAAAGAAGCAGAAGAATATTTGAATAGGGCATAG